A single window of Alphaproteobacteria bacterium DNA harbors:
- the zwf gene encoding glucose-6-phosphate dehydrogenase, which produces MARTVVPVPPFDLVVFGATGDLAKRKLIPGLYHRFRDGQMPADARVIGTARRAMSADDFRRLADAALGEFVPAAALDAETRRRFLSCLDYVAVDVAGDGPQAAAGWAALAALLNRPPECVRAFYLSVGPDLFMAIGEKLQQHGLCRGDSRIVLEKPIGHDLASARTLNAWFADRFCESCLYRIDHYLGKETVQNLMALRFGNALFEPLWNSRYVDHVQITVAESVGVEGRGGYYDASGALRDMVQNHLLQLLCLIAMEPPARFEADAVRDEKLKVLRALAPITDPERIVRGQYQSAYGVPAYRDDVGLDESRTESFVAIKAEVANWRWSGVPFYLRTGKRLRARLSEIAIQFKEPPHSIFPQAAYQQTRPNVLAIRLQPDEGITLGMTVKEPGPGGMRLTSADLDMTFAESLGGGHGRMPDAYERLLMDVIRGDQTLFMRGDEVEAAWAWVDPLVAAWAESTARPHRYDPGSSGPDDALGLLHRDGRRWRSIVV; this is translated from the coding sequence ATGGCCCGGACCGTCGTCCCGGTCCCTCCGTTCGACCTCGTTGTGTTCGGCGCCACCGGCGACCTGGCGAAACGCAAGCTGATCCCCGGCCTCTATCACCGCTTCCGCGACGGGCAGATGCCGGCGGATGCGCGCGTCATCGGCACCGCGCGACGCGCGATGAGCGCGGACGACTTCCGCCGCCTCGCCGACGCGGCGCTGGGCGAATTCGTGCCCGCCGCAGCACTGGATGCGGAGACGCGCCGGCGCTTCCTTTCCTGCCTCGACTATGTGGCGGTGGACGTGGCCGGCGACGGGCCGCAGGCCGCCGCTGGCTGGGCCGCGCTGGCGGCATTGCTGAACCGGCCGCCGGAATGCGTGCGCGCCTTCTATCTCTCCGTCGGCCCGGACCTGTTCATGGCCATCGGCGAGAAATTGCAGCAACACGGCCTTTGCCGGGGCGACAGCCGCATTGTGCTGGAAAAGCCGATCGGCCACGACCTGGCCTCGGCCCGCACCCTGAACGCCTGGTTCGCCGACCGGTTCTGCGAGAGCTGCCTCTATCGGATCGACCATTATCTGGGCAAGGAGACGGTGCAGAACCTGATGGCGCTGCGCTTCGGCAACGCCCTGTTCGAGCCGCTCTGGAACAGCCGCTATGTCGACCATGTGCAGATCACCGTGGCCGAGAGCGTCGGCGTCGAGGGCCGCGGCGGCTATTACGACGCGAGCGGCGCGCTGCGCGACATGGTGCAGAACCACCTGCTGCAACTGCTCTGCCTGATCGCCATGGAGCCGCCCGCCCGGTTCGAGGCGGACGCGGTGCGGGACGAGAAGCTGAAAGTGCTGCGCGCGCTGGCGCCGATCACCGACCCGGAGCGGATCGTGCGCGGCCAGTACCAAAGCGCCTATGGCGTGCCCGCCTACCGCGACGATGTCGGCTTGGACGAGAGCCGGACCGAGAGTTTCGTCGCCATCAAGGCGGAAGTGGCGAACTGGCGCTGGTCCGGCGTGCCCTTCTACCTGCGCACGGGCAAGCGCCTGCGCGCCCGGCTCTCGGAAATCGCCATCCAGTTCAAGGAGCCGCCGCACTCGATCTTTCCGCAAGCCGCCTACCAGCAAACCCGCCCGAACGTGCTGGCGATCCGGCTGCAACCGGACGAGGGGATCACGCTCGGCATGACGGTGAAGGAGCCGGGGCCGGGGGGCATGCGCCTGACGAGCGCCGACCTGGACATGACCTTCGCCGAGAGCCTGGGCGGCGGCCATGGCCGCATGCCCGACGCCTATGAGCGGTTGCTGATGGACGTGATCCGCGGCGACCAGACCCTGTTCATGCGCGGCGACGAGGTCGAGGCCGCCTGGGCCTGGGTCGACCCGCTGGTGGCGGCCTGGGCCGAGAGCACGGCCCGGCCGCACCGCTACGACCCCGGCTCCTCCGGCCCCGACGATGCCCTGGGCCTGTTGCACCGCGACGGCCGGCGCTGGCGCTCGATCGTGGTGTGA
- a CDS encoding Rieske 2Fe-2S domain-containing protein, whose protein sequence is MTQPAPSPPIAWPAEGLTRVPNRLYADPDIHALEQARIFQGPTWNFVGLEAEIPKAGDFKTGFVGETPVIVVRDREGGVNVLENRCAHRGALVCLKEHGNARSLACVYHAWNYSLKGDLIGVAFERGVKGQGGMPPGFDKANHGLRKLRVATLNGLIFATFHPETPPLDAYLGPDILARIRRVTPRPLVPLGHSRQVMHNNWKLYVENVKDSYHASLLHAFFTTFKLNRLTMQGGIVVDGSGGHHVSWSKAAEDAQTRTEYESGDIRAHVDDMALADPNLIAGHDEFGDGVTLQILTVFPNFVMQQIRNALAVRLVLPKGPDRTELVWTYYGFADDDTAMLQTRQRQSNLVGPAGYISMEDGCVGGFVQRGIAGAADERSVVQMGGDGAETQATRATETSVRGFWKAYRPLMGL, encoded by the coding sequence ATGACCCAGCCTGCCCCCTCGCCGCCCATCGCCTGGCCCGCCGAGGGGCTGACGCGCGTGCCGAACCGGCTCTATGCCGACCCGGACATCCATGCCCTGGAGCAGGCGCGTATCTTCCAGGGCCCCACCTGGAATTTCGTCGGCCTGGAAGCGGAAATCCCGAAGGCCGGCGACTTCAAGACCGGGTTCGTCGGCGAGACCCCGGTGATCGTCGTGCGCGACCGCGAGGGCGGCGTCAACGTGCTGGAGAACCGCTGCGCCCATCGCGGCGCGCTGGTCTGCCTGAAGGAGCACGGCAACGCCCGCAGCCTCGCCTGCGTCTATCATGCCTGGAACTACTCGCTGAAGGGCGACCTGATCGGCGTCGCGTTCGAGCGCGGCGTCAAGGGCCAGGGCGGCATGCCGCCGGGCTTCGACAAGGCAAACCACGGCCTGCGCAAGCTCAGGGTCGCAACCCTGAACGGCCTGATCTTCGCCACGTTCCACCCCGAAACGCCGCCGCTGGACGCCTATCTGGGGCCGGACATCCTGGCCCGCATCCGGCGGGTCACGCCGCGGCCGCTGGTGCCGCTCGGCCACAGCCGGCAGGTGATGCACAACAACTGGAAACTCTATGTGGAGAATGTGAAGGACAGCTATCACGCCAGCCTGCTGCACGCCTTCTTCACCACCTTCAAGCTGAACCGCCTGACCATGCAGGGCGGCATCGTCGTCGACGGATCGGGCGGCCACCATGTCAGCTGGTCCAAGGCGGCCGAGGACGCGCAAACCAGGACCGAATACGAATCCGGCGATATCCGCGCCCATGTGGACGACATGGCGCTGGCCGACCCGAACCTGATCGCCGGCCATGACGAGTTCGGAGACGGCGTCACGCTGCAAATCCTGACCGTGTTCCCGAACTTCGTCATGCAGCAAATCCGCAACGCGCTGGCGGTGCGCCTCGTGCTGCCGAAAGGCCCGGACCGGACCGAACTGGTCTGGACCTATTACGGCTTCGCCGACGACGACACGGCCATGCTGCAAACCCGGCAGCGCCAGTCGAACCTGGTCGGTCCGGCGGGCTATATCTCGATGGAGGACGGCTGCGTCGGTGGCTTCGTGCAACGCGGCATTGCCGGCGCGGCGGACGAGCGCTCGGTGGTGCAGATGGGCGGCGACGGCGCAGAGACCCAGGCGACGCGGGCGACCGAAACCTCCGTCCGCGGCTTTTGGAAGGCTTACCGGCCCTTGATGGGTCTGTGA
- a CDS encoding formate dehydrogenase subunit delta, whose translation MKSDELVRMANQIAANFHLYAEDEAVAAIASHLRRFWEPRMRSALLTAAAEGRAPGLTPRVQAALRTL comes from the coding sequence ATGAAATCGGACGAGCTTGTGCGCATGGCGAACCAGATCGCCGCCAACTTTCACCTCTACGCCGAAGACGAGGCGGTGGCGGCGATCGCCTCGCACCTGCGCCGCTTCTGGGAGCCGCGCATGCGGAGCGCCCTGCTCACCGCCGCGGCGGAGGGACGGGCGCCGGGACTGACGCCTCGGGTACAGGCGGCCTTGCGGACGCTGTGA
- the fdhD gene encoding formate dehydrogenase accessory sulfurtransferase FdhD: MRRCTPRIIASPKPRRNRAVATLRPSPAPVPAVPTHSPEVSPLVAGRLLTAVGARPAEWRVAEEVPLAVLVNGENFAVMMLTPADLEDFALGFALTEGLVRRAADVEAIALGEAAEGLVANLKIAPGLLSGVEARRRTLAGRSGCGVCGAQTIAAAVPKPRPVSGALPDFAALARAYAALPAAQAMNRANRTTHAAAWCALNGSVQALREDIGRHNALDKLAGALARDNRDAGAGFVLLSSRVSVEMVQKAAAIGAPALAAVSAPTALALRMAGRAGMTVYVRTPEGIMAFSPEPPR; the protein is encoded by the coding sequence ATGAGGCGCTGCACGCCTCGCATTATCGCGTCGCCGAAACCGCGGCGGAATAGGGCGGTGGCCACGCTGCGCCCCTCCCCTGCCCCGGTGCCGGCAGTGCCCACGCATTCGCCGGAGGTCTCGCCGCTCGTGGCGGGGCGATTGCTGACCGCCGTGGGCGCGCGCCCGGCGGAATGGCGGGTGGCCGAAGAGGTGCCGCTGGCGGTGCTGGTGAACGGCGAGAATTTTGCCGTCATGATGCTGACCCCCGCCGACCTGGAGGATTTCGCGCTCGGCTTCGCCCTGACCGAAGGGCTGGTGCGGCGCGCCGCGGACGTCGAGGCCATCGCCCTCGGCGAGGCGGCCGAGGGACTGGTGGCGAACCTGAAAATCGCGCCGGGCCTGCTTTCGGGGGTGGAGGCACGGCGGCGCACGCTGGCCGGGCGCTCCGGCTGCGGCGTCTGCGGCGCCCAGACCATCGCCGCGGCGGTGCCGAAGCCGCGGCCGGTCTCCGGCGCCCTGCCCGACTTTGCCGCGCTCGCCCGCGCCTATGCCGCCCTGCCGGCGGCACAGGCGATGAACCGGGCGAACCGCACCACCCACGCCGCCGCCTGGTGCGCCCTGAACGGCAGCGTGCAGGCGTTGCGCGAGGATATCGGCCGCCACAACGCCCTCGACAAGCTGGCGGGCGCCCTGGCGCGCGATAACCGTGACGCCGGCGCCGGCTTCGTGCTGCTGTCGAGCCGGGTCAGCGTCGAGATGGTGCAGAAGGCCGCCGCCATCGGCGCGCCGGCACTGGCCGCGGTCTCGGCGCCGACGGCGCTGGCGCTGCGCATGGCCGGCCGCGCCGGCATGACGGTCTATGTGCGGACGCCGGAGGGCATCATGGCTTTCTCCCCGGAGCCGCCGCGATGA
- the fdhF gene encoding formate dehydrogenase subunit alpha yields the protein MTLLREPDHGTPARDGAPVTLWIDGAAVTVPAGTSVMRAAALADRSVPKLCSTDSLEAWGSCRLCLVEIEGVKGTPASCTTPVADGMRVTTQSDRLARLRKGVMELYISDHPLDCLTCAANGDCELQDMAGAVGLREVRYGMAGDNHFDAAHAVPVDGSNPYFQYDPAKCIVCSRCVRACEETQGTFALTIQGRGFESRVSAGIASDDFFGSDCVSCGACVQACPTATLVEASVVEHGTPTRTVETTCAYCGVGCSFKAELQGERVVRMMPAKNGGANEGHSCVKGRFAWGYATHKDRITTPMVRETTTDAWRPVAWDEAIAFAAERFRAIQARHGQGAIGGITSSRCTNEEVYVVQKMVRAAFGNNNVDTCARVCHSPTGYGLKQTFGTSAGTQDFKSVENADVILLIGSNPTDAHPVFASRLKRRLRAGAKIIVVDPRRIDLVQSPHISAAHHIPLRPGTNVAVMNAMAHVIVTEGLVDEAFVRARCEDDAFARWRAFIADDRNSPEALAEIIGVRAETLRAAARLYATGGNGAIYYGLGVTEHSQGSTMVMAMANLAMATGNIGRPGVGVNPMRGQNNVQGSCDMGSFPHELPGYRHVEDAAVRAEFEADWGVPILAEPGLRIPNMFAAALDGSFRGMFIQGEDMAQSDPNTAHVQAALAALDCLVVQDLFLNETAAYAHVFLPGTSFLEKDGTFTNAERRLNRVRPVMPEAAGLSEWETVCRLARAMGYPMQYDGPAAIMDEIARLTPTFAGVSHARLDAEGSMQWPVNAEHPNGAPIMHVDGFVRGKGRFMLTEYVPTDERTGPRFPLLLTTGRILSQYNVGQQTRRTENSRWHREDVLEIHPHDAEERGVSDGDAVRLTSRIGETTLRADITDRVPQGVVYTTFHHPVTGANVITTDYSDWATNCPEYKVTAVQVFPTNRPSAWQEEHEALHASHYRVAETAAE from the coding sequence ATGACCTTGCTCCGCGAACCCGACCACGGCACGCCGGCCAGGGACGGCGCGCCCGTCACGCTCTGGATCGACGGCGCGGCGGTGACCGTGCCCGCCGGCACCAGCGTCATGCGCGCGGCCGCGCTGGCCGACCGCAGCGTGCCGAAACTGTGCTCCACCGACAGCCTGGAGGCCTGGGGCTCGTGCCGGTTGTGTCTGGTGGAGATCGAGGGCGTCAAGGGCACGCCCGCCTCCTGCACCACGCCGGTCGCCGACGGCATGCGCGTGACGACGCAAAGCGACCGGCTCGCCCGCCTGCGCAAGGGCGTGATGGAGCTCTATATCTCCGACCACCCGCTCGACTGCCTGACCTGCGCCGCCAACGGCGATTGCGAGTTGCAGGACATGGCCGGCGCCGTCGGCCTGCGCGAGGTGCGCTATGGCATGGCCGGCGACAACCATTTCGACGCCGCGCACGCGGTGCCCGTGGACGGCTCCAACCCCTATTTCCAGTACGATCCGGCCAAGTGCATCGTCTGCTCGCGCTGCGTGCGGGCGTGCGAGGAGACCCAGGGCACGTTCGCGCTGACCATCCAGGGCCGCGGCTTCGAAAGCCGCGTCTCCGCCGGCATCGCGTCCGACGACTTTTTCGGCTCCGACTGCGTCTCGTGCGGCGCCTGCGTCCAGGCCTGCCCGACCGCGACCCTGGTCGAAGCCTCGGTGGTGGAACACGGCACGCCGACGCGCACGGTGGAGACCACCTGCGCCTATTGCGGCGTCGGCTGCTCGTTCAAGGCGGAATTGCAGGGCGAGCGGGTGGTGCGCATGATGCCGGCCAAGAATGGCGGCGCCAACGAGGGCCATTCCTGCGTCAAGGGCCGCTTCGCCTGGGGCTATGCCACCCACAAGGACCGCATCACCACGCCGATGGTGCGCGAGACCACCACCGATGCGTGGCGCCCGGTCGCGTGGGACGAGGCCATCGCCTTTGCGGCCGAGCGCTTCCGGGCGATCCAGGCGCGCCACGGCCAGGGCGCCATTGGCGGCATCACCTCCTCGCGCTGCACCAACGAGGAAGTGTATGTGGTGCAGAAAATGGTCCGGGCCGCCTTCGGCAACAACAATGTCGACACCTGCGCCCGGGTCTGTCACTCGCCCACCGGCTATGGCCTGAAACAGACCTTCGGCACCTCCGCCGGCACGCAGGATTTCAAGTCGGTGGAGAATGCCGACGTGATCCTGCTGATCGGCTCGAACCCGACCGACGCCCACCCGGTGTTCGCGAGCCGGCTGAAACGGCGCCTGCGGGCGGGGGCGAAAATCATCGTCGTCGACCCGCGCCGCATCGACCTGGTGCAGAGCCCGCACATCAGCGCCGCCCACCACATCCCGCTGCGCCCCGGCACCAATGTCGCGGTCATGAATGCCATGGCGCATGTGATCGTGACCGAAGGGCTGGTGGACGAGGCCTTCGTCCGGGCGCGCTGCGAGGACGACGCCTTCGCCCGCTGGCGCGCCTTCATCGCCGACGACCGCAACAGCCCGGAAGCGCTGGCCGAGATCATCGGCGTCCGGGCGGAAACGCTGCGGGCCGCGGCCCGGCTCTATGCCACTGGTGGCAATGGCGCGATCTATTACGGCCTGGGCGTGACCGAGCATTCCCAGGGCTCGACCATGGTCATGGCCATGGCCAATCTCGCCATGGCCACCGGCAATATCGGCCGCCCCGGCGTCGGCGTGAACCCGATGCGCGGCCAGAACAACGTGCAGGGCTCGTGCGACATGGGCAGTTTCCCGCACGAACTGCCGGGCTATCGCCATGTGGAGGATGCGGCGGTGCGAGCCGAGTTCGAGGCGGACTGGGGCGTGCCGATCCTGGCGGAGCCGGGCCTGCGCATCCCCAACATGTTCGCCGCCGCCCTCGACGGCTCGTTCCGCGGCATGTTCATCCAGGGCGAGGACATGGCCCAGTCCGACCCGAACACCGCCCATGTGCAGGCGGCGCTGGCCGCCCTCGACTGCCTGGTGGTGCAGGACCTGTTCCTGAACGAGACCGCGGCCTATGCCCATGTCTTCCTGCCCGGCACCAGCTTTCTGGAGAAGGACGGCACCTTCACCAATGCCGAACGCCGCCTGAACCGGGTGCGCCCGGTGATGCCGGAGGCCGCGGGCCTGAGCGAGTGGGAGACCGTGTGCCGGCTGGCTCGCGCCATGGGCTATCCGATGCAGTATGACGGCCCGGCCGCGATCATGGACGAGATCGCGCGGCTCACCCCCACCTTTGCCGGCGTCAGCCATGCCCGGCTCGATGCCGAGGGCTCGATGCAATGGCCGGTGAATGCCGAGCATCCAAACGGCGCGCCGATCATGCACGTGGACGGCTTCGTGCGTGGCAAGGGCCGGTTCATGCTGACCGAATACGTGCCGACCGACGAGCGCACCGGGCCGCGCTTCCCGCTGCTGCTGACCACCGGGCGCATTCTGAGCCAGTACAATGTCGGCCAGCAGACCCGGCGGACCGAGAACAGCCGCTGGCATCGGGAAGACGTGCTGGAAATCCACCCGCACGATGCGGAGGAACGCGGCGTTTCCGACGGCGACGCGGTGCGGCTCACCAGCCGGATCGGCGAGACGACGCTCAGGGCGGACATCACCGACCGGGTGCCGCAAGGGGTGGTCTACACCACCTTCCACCACCCGGTGACGGGCGCCAACGTCATCACCACCGACTATTCCGACTGGGCCACCAACTGCCCGGAATACAAGGTGACGGCGGTGCAGGTCTTCCCGACCAACCGCCCGTCCGCGTGGCAGGAGGAGCATGAGGCGCTGCACGCCTCGCATTATCGCGTCGCCGAAACCGCGGCGGAATAG
- a CDS encoding HlyD family secretion protein — MSDRKSRSFLIRAILLIGVPAIAIAIGGYFYLIGGRFVTTENAYVKADILQISADVEGRVTEVAVKDHQRVKQGDLLFRIDSAPIEIAVARARAEMGMVYTEVETMRAQYEEAKSALGEIDARIAYLERQTARQETLRKRGVTSRDALDKVTSDLAVERQKRVAAQQTMHRLLTALGGDANMDAREHPMYKEKVTMLRDARLDLERSAVYAPTNGIITNMKLQTGEYVESGKPVFSLISTGQPWVEANLKETDLTHVKVGQEATVVVDAYPDKMFTATVESISPATGAEFAVLPPQNATGNWVKVVQRLPVKLRIVDDHDEATPLRAGMTVSISIDTKHKRSSLVALERTFGTNALAAAD, encoded by the coding sequence ATGAGCGACCGCAAATCCCGCAGCTTTCTGATCCGGGCGATCCTGTTGATCGGGGTGCCCGCCATCGCCATTGCCATTGGCGGCTATTTCTACCTGATCGGCGGCCGCTTCGTGACGACCGAAAACGCCTATGTGAAGGCGGATATCCTGCAAATCAGCGCCGATGTCGAAGGCCGCGTGACCGAGGTGGCCGTGAAGGACCACCAGCGCGTGAAGCAGGGCGACCTGTTGTTCCGCATCGATTCCGCGCCCATCGAAATCGCCGTCGCCCGCGCCCGGGCGGAAATGGGCATGGTCTATACCGAGGTCGAGACCATGCGCGCCCAGTACGAGGAAGCGAAGTCGGCCTTGGGCGAGATCGACGCCCGCATCGCCTATCTGGAACGCCAGACCGCCCGGCAGGAAACCCTGCGCAAGCGCGGCGTCACCAGCCGCGACGCCCTGGACAAGGTCACCTCCGACCTGGCCGTCGAACGGCAAAAGCGGGTCGCGGCGCAACAGACCATGCACCGCCTGCTGACCGCGCTGGGCGGCGACGCCAACATGGATGCGCGCGAGCACCCCATGTACAAGGAAAAGGTCACCATGCTGCGCGACGCGCGGCTCGACCTGGAGCGCTCGGCGGTCTATGCGCCGACCAACGGCATCATCACCAACATGAAGCTGCAAACCGGCGAGTATGTCGAATCCGGCAAGCCCGTGTTCTCGCTGATCTCCACCGGCCAGCCCTGGGTCGAGGCGAACCTGAAGGAAACCGACCTGACGCATGTGAAGGTCGGCCAGGAAGCCACCGTCGTGGTCGACGCCTATCCGGACAAGATGTTCACCGCCACCGTCGAAAGCATCTCGCCCGCGACCGGCGCGGAATTCGCGGTGCTGCCGCCGCAGAACGCCACCGGCAACTGGGTCAAGGTGGTGCAGCGCCTGCCGGTGAAGCTCCGCATCGTCGACGACCATGACGAGGCAACCCCGCTGCGGGCCGGCATGACGGTGAGCATCAGCATCGACACCAAGCACAAACGCTCGTCGCTGGTGGCGCTGGAACGCACCTTCGGCACGAACGCGCTGGCCGCCGCGGACTGA
- a CDS encoding MarR family transcriptional regulator — MDDDDILFAVLVSDVARLLRTELDRRTRGQGLTRSQWVALSRLARFPGVSLSALADMLEMEKAPAGRLIDRLEDGGWVRREPDREDRRVKRLYPTPEAEAVYQKMRRIARETMEEAFDGLSSADHDRVCGVMVAVKARLQEMTGLPNGNGPSNQMQRLEAISS, encoded by the coding sequence ATGGATGACGACGACATTCTGTTCGCGGTGCTGGTCTCGGATGTGGCACGGCTGCTGCGGACCGAATTGGACCGACGAACCCGCGGACAGGGCCTGACCCGCTCGCAATGGGTTGCGCTGTCCCGGCTCGCCCGTTTCCCCGGCGTCAGCCTCTCGGCGCTGGCGGACATGCTGGAAATGGAAAAGGCGCCGGCCGGCCGCCTGATCGACCGCCTGGAAGACGGCGGCTGGGTGCGGCGGGAGCCGGACCGCGAGGACCGGCGGGTGAAACGCCTCTATCCGACGCCGGAAGCCGAGGCGGTCTACCAGAAAATGCGCCGTATCGCGCGCGAAACCATGGAAGAGGCCTTCGACGGGCTCAGCAGCGCCGATCATGACCGGGTCTGCGGCGTGATGGTGGCCGTCAAGGCCCGTCTCCAAGAAATGACCGGCCTGCCGAACGGCAACGGCCCGTCCAACCAAATGCAACGCCTAGAGGCGATCTCATCATGA
- a CDS encoding TauD/TfdA family dioxygenase, with the protein MRNDYQHITVSPIAGSLGAEIGNVDLAADNPEGVYTEIHRALLENLVIFFRDQDITPDRQLAFARRWGDLHQHPFMKGMEDYPDILEIKKLPTDKKNFGGGWHSDQMFAPKPAMGTILLARETPAAGGDTLFANMYAAYDALSDGMKAMLNGLKAVSAGDNFKQDGGKSRREVYGQYHTMQVREPPTTEKTTNAHPVVRTHPETGRKALYAGGHWRHFEGMTEAESAPLMAYLREHSTRPEFTCRFRWRPGSMAFWDNRCTQHFAIDDYPGQTRIMHRITVCGDEPF; encoded by the coding sequence ATGCGCAACGACTACCAGCATATCACCGTGAGCCCGATCGCCGGCTCGCTCGGCGCGGAAATTGGCAATGTCGACCTGGCGGCCGACAATCCGGAGGGGGTGTATACCGAAATTCACCGGGCCCTGCTGGAAAACCTGGTGATTTTCTTCCGCGACCAGGACATCACGCCGGACCGGCAACTGGCGTTCGCGCGCCGCTGGGGCGACCTGCATCAGCATCCCTTCATGAAGGGGATGGAGGATTATCCGGACATTCTGGAAATCAAGAAACTGCCGACCGACAAAAAGAATTTCGGCGGCGGCTGGCACTCGGACCAGATGTTCGCGCCCAAGCCCGCCATGGGCACGATCCTGCTGGCGCGCGAAACGCCGGCGGCCGGCGGCGACACGCTGTTCGCCAACATGTATGCCGCCTATGACGCGCTCTCCGACGGCATGAAGGCCATGCTGAACGGGCTCAAGGCGGTGTCGGCGGGTGACAATTTCAAGCAGGACGGCGGCAAGTCGCGCAGGGAGGTCTATGGCCAGTACCACACCATGCAGGTGCGCGAACCGCCGACGACCGAAAAGACCACCAACGCCCACCCGGTGGTGCGGACCCATCCCGAAACCGGTCGCAAGGCACTCTATGCCGGCGGTCACTGGCGCCATTTCGAGGGCATGACCGAGGCCGAGAGCGCACCGCTGATGGCCTATCTGCGCGAGCATTCGACCCGGCCGGAATTCACCTGCCGCTTCCGCTGGCGGCCGGGCTCCATGGCGTTCTGGGACAATCGCTGCACCCAGCATTTCGCCATCGACGATTATCCGGGCCAGACCCGCATCATGCACCGCATCACCGTCTGCGGCGACGAGCCGTTTTGA
- a CDS encoding DUF192 domain-containing protein codes for MRVGFLALAMLALGMLALTVLALATALATGQAVACERYPQPPLPTAEVVVQSAGGDRAITAELATTDEQRGCGLMGRPALAPDRGMLFDMRPPGPAFFWMDNTPEPLDMLFADPTGVIIHIEHDAVPLSRRVRGTRKAVAAVLELAGGSARRLGIRLGDRIVLPWAKAQRP; via the coding sequence GTGCGCGTAGGATTTCTGGCCCTGGCGATGTTGGCCCTGGGGATGTTGGCTCTGACGGTGTTGGCTCTGGCAACCGCCCTGGCGACGGGGCAGGCCGTTGCCTGCGAACGGTATCCGCAGCCGCCCCTGCCGACGGCGGAGGTGGTGGTGCAATCGGCCGGCGGCGACCGCGCCATCACCGCCGAACTCGCCACGACCGACGAGCAGCGCGGTTGCGGCCTGATGGGCCGGCCGGCGCTCGCGCCCGACCGCGGCATGCTGTTCGACATGCGCCCGCCGGGCCCGGCCTTTTTCTGGATGGACAACACGCCGGAGCCGCTGGACATGCTGTTTGCCGACCCGACCGGCGTCATCATCCATATCGAGCATGACGCGGTGCCGTTGTCGCGGCGGGTGCGCGGCACGCGCAAGGCCGTGGCCGCCGTGCTGGAACTGGCCGGCGGTTCCGCCAGGCGTCTCGGCATCCGGCTCGGCGACCGCATCGTCCTGCCCTGGGCCAAGGCGCAGCGGCCCTGA
- a CDS encoding hydroxyacid dehydrogenase: MTANIAKLVIFDTWMAGKAMDMLRASDVIDLCHLQQADGLAANEPHLLSMHGYQSLPRTELQKDYLTNADFIARMPNLLAVASTGAGYDMIDVDACTEAGVIVVNQSGANKEAVAEHAFGLILGLSKKIAQADRGMRETDMFNRRTVTGNDILGKTLGVVGLGQIGTRSAEIAKAFRMRVIAYDPYVSAGECQARGAEKVDWETLFGESDFITVHCPRSAETLGMIDAAAFALMKPSAYFVNTARGGIHKEDDLLQALEAGRLAGAGLDVWWEEPTPKDHPLLQRNDVIATPHSAGVTHEAVTNMREWAASQWIEIFQGKVPPRLINPEVWPKYQQRFAEKLGFTPEPLKG; the protein is encoded by the coding sequence ATGACCGCGAACATCGCGAAGCTGGTCATTTTCGACACCTGGATGGCCGGCAAGGCCATGGACATGCTCCGCGCGAGCGACGTGATCGACCTCTGCCATCTGCAACAGGCCGACGGCCTGGCGGCCAACGAGCCGCATTTGCTCTCCATGCACGGCTATCAGAGCCTGCCGCGCACCGAGCTGCAAAAGGACTATCTCACCAATGCCGACTTCATCGCCCGCATGCCGAACCTGCTGGCGGTCGCCTCCACCGGCGCCGGCTATGACATGATCGACGTCGACGCCTGCACCGAGGCCGGCGTCATCGTCGTCAACCAGTCCGGCGCGAACAAGGAAGCGGTGGCCGAGCACGCCTTCGGCCTGATTCTGGGCCTGTCGAAAAAGATCGCCCAGGCCGACCGCGGCATGCGCGAGACCGACATGTTCAACCGCCGCACCGTCACCGGCAACGACATTCTGGGCAAGACGCTGGGCGTGGTCGGCCTGGGCCAGATCGGCACCCGCTCGGCCGAGATCGCCAAGGCCTTCCGCATGCGCGTCATCGCCTACGATCCCTATGTCTCGGCCGGGGAATGCCAGGCCCGCGGCGCGGAGAAGGTGGACTGGGAGACGCTGTTCGGCGAGAGCGACTTCATCACCGTCCATTGCCCGCGCTCGGCGGAGACGCTGGGCATGATCGACGCGGCGGCGTTCGCGCTGATGAAGCCGTCCGCCTATTTCGTCAACACCGCCCGCGGCGGCATCCACAAGGAAGACGACCTGTTGCAGGCGCTGGAGGCGGGCCGGCTCGCCGGTGCCGGCCTCGACGTCTGGTGGGAGGAGCCGACGCCGAAGGACCATCCGCTGTTGCAGCGCAACGACGTCATCGCCACCCCCCACAGCGCCGGCGTCACGCACGAGGCGGTGACCAATATGCGCGAATGGGCGGCCAGCCAGTGGATCGAGATTTTCCAGGGCAAGGTGCCGCCGCGCCTGATCAACCCGGAAGTCTGGCCGAAATACCAGCAACGCTTCGCCGAAAAGCTCGGCTTCACCCCGGAGCCGCTGAAAGGCTGA